The genomic DNA aaaacatccccacacgtttagaaagcaacctgatgcccatcatctcatctcaatcaccaatcaataaaacatcgtttagaaagcaacctgatgcccccatcatctcatctcaactcacaccaatcaataaaaaCATCCCCCCGTTTAAAGCAAACCTGATgcccccatcatcatcatctcatctcaactcacaccaatcaataaaacatccccacacgtttagaaagcaacctgatgccccccatcatctcatctcaactcacaccaatcaataaaacatccccacacgtttagaaagcaacctgatgccccccatcatctcatctcaactcacaccaatcTAAAGCCTCCTCATCTGAATAGAACACACACGAATTTCAAATAAACCGTTGATTTGAAATAATGATTaaaataaacattgatttgatttgacacacactaGCAGCAATCAGCTGTGGTGTTACAGACTGTAACGTACCCTCTCTACCATTcattgtagctcagttggtggagcacggcgcttgtaacgccagggtagtgggttcgattcccgggaccacccatacgtagaatgtatgcacacatgactgtaagtcgctttggataaaagcgtctgctaaatggcatatatatatatatatatatattcagcaTGACAGGATATAAAAGCTCTTGTCTACTTTCTCAATGTAAAACTAAGCAACGACTATCCTTCTAGTGCCAAAGAGCCTGAATTTCAAATCAACCCCAGCTGGGATTAGCATTTCCGCACCACAACCCCCCAGTAACTAACACCCTCTTGGAGACATGACAATTGGTGGATTAAACTGACGGTGTCCAGGCACCCATAAATAAAATATGCCATTcccagacacacgcacacatgcacacacagtgtTCCCTGAGCCAGCCTAGAATAAAACTGTTTATACTGATTGTAATCATGTTCTGGGAGGATGATGACGAGAGGAGCTAGCGCCTAGTGAGCACTGAGCTAcaaaccaaacaaacaaacacaacgtTGAATTAACAAACTAACGTAAGGAAAACTTTCACAGCCTTCTGAAGAGACACTTCAACAGTCATAATAAGGATGTTCTTAGAGAATGAacttgagagagggagagaggaggagagacagagacagagacagagatagagacagagagagagggagagaggaggagagacagagacagagacagagatagagacagagagagagggagagaggaggagagacagagacagagacagagacagagagagagggagagaggaggagagacagagacagagacagagagagagggagagaggaggagagacagagacagagacagagacagagagagagggagagaggaggagagacagagacagagacagagacagagagagaggagagaggaggagagacagagacagagacagagagagagggggagaggaggagagacagagacagagacagagacagagacagagagagagggagagaggaggagagacagagacagagacagagacagagaagaggagaggagaggagaggagaggagaggagaggagagaggagaggagaggagaggagaggagaggaaattaaaagagagacagagaggagagagaaaacctAGAAGCATCTGCTTGTGTGGTACAGTAATTCGACTTAAAGTTCCATAACGACCATTAGCCCTGCGTATGCATGGTAGCTAATTGAAGCAAACGCTCCATAAGCTCTATACGGACTCTATCAGCTCTATAAGGACTCTATCAGCTCTATAAGGACTCTATCAGCTCTATAAGGACTCTATCAGCTCTATAAGGACTCTATCAGCTCTATAAGGACTCTATCAGCTCTATAATGACTCTATCAGCTCCATAAGGACTCTATCAGTGCTATAAGGACTCTATCAGCTCTATACGGACTCTATCAGCTCTATAAGGACTCTATCAGCTCCATAAGGATTCTATCAGCTCTATAAGGACTCTATCAGCTCTATAGGACTATCAGCTCTATAAGGACTCTATCAGCGCTATTGGGACTCTATCAGGACTATAATGACTCTATCAGCTCCATAAGGACTCTATCAGTGCTATAAGGACTCTATCAGCTCTATAAGGACTCTATCAGCGCTATTGGGACTCTATCAGGACTATAATGACTCTATCAGCTCCATAAGGATTCTATCAGCTCTATAAGGACTCTATCAGCTCTATATGGACTCTATCAGCTCTATAAGGACTATATCATCTCTATAATGACTCTATCAGCTCTATAAGGACTCTATCAGCGCTATTGGGACTCTATCAGGACTATAATGACTCTATCAGCTCCATAAGGATTATATCAGCTCTATAAGGACTCTATCAGCTCTATAAGGACTCTATCAGCTCTATAAGGACTCTATCAGCGCTATTGGGACTCTATCAGGACTATAATGACTCTATCAGCTCAATAAGGATTCTATCAGCTCTATAAGGACTCTATCAGCTCTACAAGGACTCTATCAGCGCTATTGGGACTCTATCAGGACTATAATGACTCTATCAGCTCCATAAGGACTCTATCAGCTCCATAAGGACTCTATAAGCGCCATAAGGACTATGTCAGCTCCATGTGGACTCTATCAGGACTATAAGGACTTTCTCAGCTCCATAAGGACTCTATCAGCTCTATCAAGCAAATAACATCACTCAGATCAAAACTCTCTAAATGAGAGCTGCCTTTCCTTCTCCCAGTTTCAGCCTGCTCCAGTTTTAATATATTCACACAcatgctactctctctctctcaattcaattcaagcggctttattggcatgggaaacatgtgttaacattgccaaatccAGTGAagcaaaagggaaataaacaataaaaatgaacagtaaacattacactcacagaagttccaaaagaataaagacattacaaatgtcatattaaaaataaatacagtgttgtaatgatgtacaaatagttaaagtacacaagggaaaataaataagcataaatatgggttgtatttacaatggcgtttgttcttcactggttgaccttttcttgttgCAACAGGCCACAAATCTtgttgctgtgatggcacactgtagtatttcacccagtagatatgggagtgtTTTGCTCACTAACTCTTCTCCCATCAGCTTTTGCTAGTCTTTTATGATTTTGCTAACTTttcccaactctctctccctctgctctctctgaaACTTCTTTACATTgcttgtgttctctctccccatctctctctctctctctctctctctctctgttggtcccatgttttatgagctgaaataaagttCCCTGACATtatccatatgcacaaaaaaatgcttatttctctaaaatattTTGCACAcctttgtttacatctctgttagtgagcatttctccttttgcccaggtaatccatccacctgacaggactggcgcatctctctttctctttctctctctccctctctctctctctctctctctctctctctctctctctctctctgtctctctctctctctctctctctctctctctctctctctctctctctctctctctgtctctctctctctctgtcctctcactctctctctctatctctctctctgtctctctctctctctctctgtctctgtttctctctctctctgtatctctctctctctctcctaccaacTGTGTTCTCTTGAATGTCCCACCCATACGGGAGAGAATATCTTAGAAAAGACATCTCAgcctcccccaccccccaaaacACACAAAATAAACCAATAAAATCAATATTATGTTatttttgctgctataacagcctccactcttctgggaggctttccactagatgttggaacattgctgctataacagcctccactcttctggggaaggctttccactagatgttggaacattgctgctataacagcctccactcttctggggaaggctttccactagatgttggaacattgctgctataacagcctccactcttctgggaaggctttccactagatgttggaactttgctgctataacagcctccactcttctgggaaggctttccactagatgttggaacattgctgctataacagcctccactcttctgggaaggctttccactagatgttggaacattgctgctataacagcctccactcttctgggaaggctttccactagatgttggaacattgctgctataacagcctccactcttctgggaaggctttccactagatgttggaacattgctgctataacagcctccactcttctgggaaggctttccactagatgttggaacattgctgctataacagcctccactcttctgggaaggctttccactagatgttggaacattgctgctataacagcctccactcttctgggaaggctttccactagatgttggaacattgctgctataacagcctccactcttctgggaaggttttcaactagatgttggaacattgctgctataacagcctccactcttctgggaagcctttccactagatgttggaacattgctgctataacagcctccactcttctgggaaggttttccactagatgttggaacattgctgctataacagcctcttctgggaaggctttctctTAGGAACATTGGGaaggcctccactcttctgggaaggctttccactagatgttggaacattgctgctataacagcctccactcttctgggaaggctttccactagatgttggaacattgctgatataacagccccactcttctgggaaggctttccactagatgtaggaacattgctgctataacagcctccactcttctgggaaggctttccactagatgttggaacattgctgctataacagcctccactcttctgggaaggctttccactagatgttggaacattgctgctataacagcctccactcttctgggaaggctttccactagatgttggaacattgctgctataacagcctccactcttctgggaaggctttccactagatgttggaacattgctgctataacagcctccactcttctgggaaggctttccactagatgttggaacattgctgctataacaacctccactcttctgggaaggctttccactagatgttggaacattgctgctataacagcctccacttttctggaaaggctttccactagatgttggaacattgctgctataacagcctccactcttctgggaggatttccactagatgttggaacattgctgctataacaacctccactcttctgggaaggctttccactagatgttggaacattgctgatataacaacctccactcttggaaggctttccactagatgttggaacattgctgctataacagcctctactcttctgggaaggctttccactagatgttggaacattgctgctataacagcctctactcttctgggaaggctttccactagatgttggaacattgctgctataacaacctccactcttctgggaaggctttccactagatgttggaacattgctgctataacaacctccactcttctgggaaggctttccactagatgttggaacattgctgctataacatcctccactcttctgggaggctttccactagatgttggaacattgctgctataacagcctccactcttctgggaaggttttccactagatgttggaacattgctgcaataacagcctccgctcttctgggaaggctttccactagatgttggaacattgctgctataacagcctccactcttctgggaaggctttccactagatgttggaacattgctgctataacagcctccactcttctgggaaggctttccactagatgttggaacattgctgctataacagcctccactcttctgggaaggctttccactagatgttggaacattgctgctataacagcctccactcttctgggaggctttccactagatgttggaacattgctgctataacaacctccactcttctgggaaggctttccactagatgttggaacattgctgctataacaacctccactcttctgggaaggctttccactagatgttggaacattgctgctataacatcctccactcttctgggaaggctttccactagatgttggaacattgctgctataacagcctccactcttctgggaaggctttccactagatgttggaacattgctgctataacagcctccactcttctgggaaggctttccactagatgttggaacattgctgctataacagcctccactcttctgggaaggctttccactagatgttggaacattgctgctataacagcctccactcttctgggaaggctttccactagatgttggaacattgctgctataacagcctccactcttctgggaaggctttccactagatgttggaacattgctgctataacagcctccactcttctgggaaggctttccactagatgttggaacattgctgctataacagcctccactcttctgggaaggctttccactagatgttggaacattgctgctataacagcctccactcttctggggaaggctttccactagatgttggaacattgctgctataacaacctccactcttctgggaaggctttccactagatgttggaacattgctgctataacagcctccactcttctgggaaggttttccactagatgttggaacattgctgcaataacagcctccgctcttctgggaaggctttccactagatgttggaacattgctgctataacagcctccactctgctgggaaggctttccactagatgttggaacattgctgctataacagcctccactcttctgggaaggctttccactagatgttggaacattgctgctataacagcctccactcttctgggaaggctttccactagatgtaggaacattgctgctataacagcctccactcttctgggaaggctttccactagatgttggaacattgctgctataacagcctccactcttctgggaaggctttccactagatgttggaacattgctgctataacagcctccactcttctgggaaggctttccactagatgtaggaacattgctgctataacagcctccactcttctgggaaggctttccactagatgttggaacattgctgctataacagcctccactcttctgggaaggctttccactagatgttggaacattgctgctataacagcctccactcttctgggaaggctttccactagatgttggaacattgctgctataacagcctccactcttctgggaaggttttccactagatgttggaacattgctgctataacagcctccactcttctgggaaggctttccactagatgttggaacattgctgctataacagcctccactcttctgggaaggctttccactagatgttggaacattgctgctataacagcctccactcttctgggaaggctttccactagatgttggaacattgctgctataacagcctccactcttctgggaaggctttccactagatgttggaacattgctgctataacaacctccactcttctgggaaggctttccactagatgttggaacattgctgctataacaacctccactcttctgggaaggctttccactagatgttggaacattgctgctataacagcctccactcttctgggaaggctttccactagatgttggaacattgctgctataacagcctccactcttctgggaaggctttccactagatgttggaacattgctgctataacagcctccactcttctgggaaggctttccactagatgttggaacattgctgctataacagcctccactcttctgggaaggctttccactagatgtcggaacattgctgctataaacagcctccacttttctgggaaggctttccactagatgttggaacattgctgctataacagcctccactcttctgggaaggctttccactagatgttggaacattgctgctataacaacctccactcttctgggaggctttccactagatgttggaacattgctgctataacaacctccactcttctgggaaggctttccactagatgttggaacattgctgctataacaacctccactcttctgggaaggctttccactagatgttggaacattgctgctataacaacctccactcttctgggaaggctttccactagatgttggaacattgctgctataacagcctccactcttctgggaaggctttccactagatgttggaacattgctgctataacagcctccactcttctgggaatgctttccactagatgttggaacattgctgctataacagcctccactcttctgggaaggctttccactagatgttggaacattgctgctataacagcctccactcttctgggaaggctttccactagatgtcggaacattgctgctataaacagcctccacttttctgggaaggctttccactagatgttggaacattgctgctataacagcctccactcttctgggaaggctttccactagatgttggaacattgctgctataacaacctccactcttggaaggctttccactagatgttggaacattgctgctataacagcctctactcttctgggaaggctttccactagatgttggaacattgctgctataacagcctctactcttctgggaaggctttccactagatgttggaacattgctgctataacaacctccactcttctgggaggctttccactagatgttggaacattgctgctataacaacctccactcttctgggaaggcttt from Oncorhynchus keta strain PuntledgeMale-10-30-2019 chromosome 23, Oket_V2, whole genome shotgun sequence includes the following:
- the LOC127910892 gene encoding uncharacterized protein LOC127910892 isoform X2; the encoded protein is MFQHLVESLPRRVEAVIAAMFQHLVESIPRRVEAVIAAMFQHLVESLPRRVEAVIAAMFQHLVESLPRRVEVVIAAMFQHLVESLPRRVEVVIAAMFQHLVESLPRRVEVVIAAMFQHLVESLPRRVEVVIAAMFQHLVESLPRRVEAVIAAMFQHLVESLPRRVEAVIAAMFQHLVESLPRRVEAVIAAMFQHLVESLPRRVEAVIAAMFQHLVENLPRRVEAVIAAMFQHLVESLPRRVEAVIAAMFQHLVESLPRRVEAVIAAMFQHLVESLPRRVEAVIAAMFLHLVESLPRRVEAVIAAMFQHLVESLPRRVEAVIAAMFQHLVESLPRRVEAVIAAMFLHLVESLPRRVEAVIAAMFQHLVESLPRRVEAVIAAMFQHLVESLPSRVEAVIAAMFQHLVESLPRRAEAVIAAMFQHLVENLPRRVEAVIAAMFQHLVESLPRRVEVVIAAMFQHLVESLPQKSGGCYSSNVPTSSGKPSQKSGGCYSSNVPTSSGKPSQKSGGCYSSNVPTSSGKPSQKSGGCYSSNVPTSSGKPSQKSGGCYSSNVPTSSGKPSQKSGGCYSSNVPTSSGKPSQKSGGCYSSNVPTSSGKPSQKSGGCYSSNVPTSSGKPSQKSGGCYSSNVPTSSGKPSQKSGGCYSSNVPTSSGKPSQKSGGCYSSNVPTSSGKPSQKSGGCYCSNVPTSSGKPSQKSGGCYSSNVPTSSGKPPRRVEDVIAAMFQHLVESLPRRVEVVIAAMFQHLVESLPRRVEVVIAAMFQHLVESLPRRVEAVIAAMFQHLVESLPRRVEAVIAAMFQHLVESLPRVEVVISAMFQHLVESLPRRVEVVIAAMFQHLVEILPEEWRLL
- the LOC127910892 gene encoding uncharacterized protein LOC127910892 isoform X1 — encoded protein: MFQHLVESLPRRVEAVIAAMFQHLVESIPRRVEAVIAAMFQHLVESLPRRVEAVIAAMFQHLVESLPRRVEVVIAAMFQHLVESLPRRVEVVIAAMFQHLVESLPRRVEVVIAAMFQHLVESLPRRVEVVIAAMFQHLVESLPRRVEAVIAAMFQHLVESLPRRVEAVIAAMFQHLVESLPRRVEAVIAAMFQHLVESLPRRVEAVIAAMFQHLVENLPRRVEAVIAAMFQHLVESLPRRVEAVIAAMFQHLVESLPRRVEAVIAAMFQHLVESLPRRVEAVIAAMFLHLVESLPRRVEAVIAAMFQHLVESLPRRVEAVIAAMFQHLVESLPRRVEAVIAAMFLHLVESLPRRVEAVIAAMFQHLVESLPRRVEAVIAAMFQHLVESLPSRVEAVIAAMFQHLVESLPRRAEAVIAAMFQHLVENLPRRVEAVIAAMFQHLVESLPRRVEVVIAAMFQHLVESLPQKSGGCYSSNVPTSSGKPSQKSGGCYSSNVPTSSGKPSQKSGGCYSSNVPTSSGKPSQKSGGCYSSNVPTSSGKPSQKSGGCYSSNVPTSSGKPSQKSGGCYSSNVPTSSGKPSQKSGGCYSSNVPTSSGKPSQKSGGCYSSNVPTSSGKPSQKSGGCYSSNVPTSSGKPSQKSGGCYSSNVPTSSGKPSQKSGGCYSSNVPTSSGKPSQKSGGCYSSNVPTSSGKPSQKSGGCYCSNVPTSSGKPSQKSGGCYSSNVPTSSGKPPRRVEDVIAAMFQHLVESLPRRVEVVIAAMFQHLVESLPRRVEVVIAAMFQHLVESLPRRVEAVIAAMFQHLVESLPRRVEAVIAAMFQHLVESLPRVEVVISAMFQHLVESLPRRVEVVIAAMFQHLVEILPEEWRLL